The following are from one region of the Magallana gigas chromosome 6, xbMagGiga1.1, whole genome shotgun sequence genome:
- the LOC105337768 gene encoding insulin receptor substrate 4, whose protein sequence is MGCSASAPVIVSRPPPNCPVKKEGLILYCPNKGGNWKSYLFRLYEDSSFIWYGDAHEELGCVRLKDIAPLIAIGQHCLQVPNRPDIPPGQSINRMMAYPFNYGRGTRRNDMKINWILFRGDDEMKDWMQTLGAVLPPPPQAQQNGQVVQPAQPIQPHVIQQGQAVAAAPLPGFQPHLMGGQASNAYPPPQQYYPQQNGYHPQQPQHTTVVVNQHHQVPQQTRSSGDGFATGLLLGGAMGWGMGYGWGHGHHYHGFGWGSWGSHGSFGGGHFGGGCGGGGCGGGGGCGGGGGCGGGGGCGGGCGGGCGGCGG, encoded by the exons ATGGGATGTAGTGCTAGCGCCCCTGTTAtag tTAGTAGACCACCACCGAATTGCCCAGTAAAGAAAGAGGGATTGATTCTCTATTGTCCAAACAAGG GTGGAAACTGGAAGTCATATCTGTTTAGGCTCTATGAAGACAGCTCGTTTATATGGTATGGAGATGCTCATGAAGAATTAGGATGTGTGAGGTTGAAG GACATAGCTCCGTTGATTGCCATTGGTCAGCATTGTCTACAGGTCCCCAACCGACCCGACATTCCACCCGGACAAAGCATAAACCGCATGATGGCCTATCCATTCAACTATGGCAGAGGAACGAGGCGCAATGACATGAAGATCAACTGGATCTTATTCAGAGGGGATGATGAAATGAA AGATTGGATGCAAACTCTTGGAGCTGTG cttCCTCCACCCCCTCAAGCACAACAGAATGGACAGGTAGTACAACCTGCTCAGCCAATACAGCCCCATGTAATACAACAAGGTCAAGCGGTCGCTGCTGCCCCTCTCCCAGGCTTTCAGCCACACCTGATGGGTGGCCAAGCCAGTAATGCTTACCCCCCACCCCAACAATACTACCCACAGCAAAATGGATACCACCCACAACAACCACAACACACCACAGTGGTGGTCAATCAACATCATCAAGTACCTCAGCAGACCAGGTCAAGTGGTGATGGTTTCGCTACag GTCTTTTGCTTGGAGGGGCAATGGGATGGGGTATGGGATATGGCTGGGGCCACGGACACCATTATCACGGCTTCGGATGGGGAAGTTGGGGGTCGCATGGAAGCTTTGGGGGTGGTCACTTTGGAGGCGGTTGTGGTGGCGGTGGATGTGGAGGTGGCGGTGGATGTGGTGGTGGCGGTGGatgtggtggtggtggtggttgtGGAGGTGGATGTGGTGGAGGATGTGGTGGTTGTGGTGGTTAA